In the Thermodesulfobacteriota bacterium genome, CCCCGGTCTCTCCCCTCCCCCTCAGCCCTCCTCCTCCATCCGCATGTCGTCTTCCTCTCCCCTTCCCGCAAGTCCCCTGGGTCTCGCGCCGGCGCTCTCCCGGCGAGAGCGGTTGCGGAAGCGGATGGTCACGGGAATCCCCGCGAAACCGAAGGCGTCGCGGAGCCGGTTGATTAGGAACCGCGCGTAGGACGCGGGGATGCCTTCGGCGTAGCTCGCGAAGGCGGCAAACCGCGGCGGCGCCGCCGTCACCTGGGTCATGTAGTAGAGCCGGGTGCGCTTGCCCCCCACGACCGGGGGGGCGAGCTCCCGCACGGCGGCCTCCAGAAACGCGTTCACCTGGGACGTGGGCACCCGCTTGATCCACTCCGCGTGCACCCGATCCACCGCTTCGTACACCTTGGGCACCCGCTGGCCCGTTAGGGCCGAGAGGCTCACGACGGGCACGTGGGCGTGGGGACCCAGGCGGCCGCGCAGGTCCCTGGCCGCGCGGTCGAAGGTCTTGGCATCCTTCTCCACCAGGTCCCACTTGTTGAGGACCAGCACCGCGCCCCGCCCCCCCTTCTGGACCAGGTTCAGGATGCGGGCGTCCTGGTCGGTGAGGCCCTCGACGGCGTCCAACAGGATGAGGCAGACATGGGCGCGTTCGATGGCGCGGATGGCCCGTAGCGTGCTCCAGCGCTCGGCCCCCTCCTCCACCCGGGTCTTGCGCCGGATCCCCGCCGTGTCGATGAGCACGTAGTCCCGGCCGAAGGCCCGGACCCGGGTGTCGATGGGGTCGCGGGTGGTGCCCGCCACCGGGCTCACGGCGACCCGGTCCTGCCCGAGGAGCCGGTTCACGAGGGAGCTCTTTCCCACGTTGGGGCGCCCCAGCACCGCCACACGAACCGCCTCGTCCGCCGCGGGGGGCCGCGGCTCCCCGGGGGGGATGCGCGCCTCCAGGGCCTGGACCAGATCCTCGACGCCCCGGCCGTGCTCGGCCGAGACCGGCACCACCTCGGCAAACCCCGCGGCGTGGAACTCCAGGGCCGCGGCGTCGGTGCCCGGCCCGTCCACCTTGTTCACCACGAGGATCACGTCCTTGGAGCGCTGGCGCAGGTAGCGGGCGATCTCCCGGTCGGCGGGCAAAAGACCCTGGCGGGCGTCGGCCACGAAGAGGAGCAGGTCGGCCTCCTCCACGGCGTAGCGGGCCTGGTGGCTCGTGAGGGCCACCAGCTCGTCGCCGGTCTCGGTCTCCAGGCCCCCCGTGTCCACCAGGTGGAAGCGCCGCCGGTCCCACTCCACCTCGGCGTAGTGGCGGTCCCGGGTCACCCCCGGCACGTCCTCCACGATGGCCTCCCGCCTCCCCACCAGGCGGTTGAACAGGGTCGACTTGCCCACGTTGGGGCGTCCGACGATGGCTACGATCACGATGGCGCCTCGTACCCGTAGCGCTGGAGGCCCCGGGGGTCCTTGGTCCAGTTCTTGTCGACGCTCACGTGCAAGTCCAGGAAGACGCGGGTGTCCAGCAGCGCCTCCAGGTCCAGGCGGGCCCGGTGGCCCACCTCCCGAATCATGCGCCCGGCCTTGCCGATGATGATGCCCTTCTGGCTGTCGCGCTCCACGTGGATGGTCGCGTAGACCGCCACGACGCCGTTGTCCCGCTCCTCCCAGCGGTCCACCGTCACGGCCACGCTGTAGGGGACCTCCTCGCCCGTGAGCTCGAAGATCTTCTCCCGGACGAACTCCTGGGCGATGAACCGCTCGCTGCGGTCCGTGAGCTGGTCTTCCGGGTAGTATTCGGGCCCCTCGGGCAGGAGCCCCGACAGGGCGTCGAGCAGGCCCTCGATCCCCTCCCCGGTCAAGGCCGAGAGCCGGTGGCACGAGTGGAAGGGCAGGAGGCCCGAGAACGCCTCGATGGGGGCGGACCCTACGTCCACCTTGTTGACCCCCAGGAGCACCGGCGTGGCTGCGGTGCGAAGCCGAGCCGCCAGGGCCTCGTCGCCCGGGCGCAGACCCTCGGCCGCGTCCACCAGGAAGACGGCCGCGTCCACGTCGGGCAGGCAGGCCAGGGCCTCCCGCACCAGGAAGCGATTGAGGAGCTTTTCCCCCTCGTGCACCCCGGGGGTGTCGAAGAAGACGAGCTGCGCCGCCCCCCGGTTCAAGACCCCCGCGAGCCGGTTTCGGGTGGTCTGGGGCTTGGGGCTCGTGATGGCGAGCTTCTGTCCCAGGAGGCGGTTGAGCAGGGTGGACTTGCCCACGTTGGGGCGGCCCAGCAGGCCGATGAATCCCGAGTGGGTGATGGGCGTCTGGCTCATGGGGGCAGGCTCGAGAGGCGGGGCGACGGCCGGCACCGCTCCCGCGAACAAGGGTACGCCGGCGGCGGCGCTGCCGGAGAGTCTACCGCATCCCGAGCCCGGCGCCCGCGGGGGACGCCTCGGTGCGGAAGACAAAGAACGTCCGGCTCGTCTGGAGGTCCTTCTGATCGCGGGCGGCCAGGAGCACCCGGTTCGACCCCGGCTTGAGCGGCACCTCCAGGCGCACCGGGAGCTTCTTTCCTCCCCCCCGGTTGCGCTGGTAGTGGATCTTCTTGTCTCCGAGGTACGCATAGAACTCCTTGACCTCCTCGTCGTCGGAGACCGAGATCTCGAGAATCACCACCTCCTCCGCGGTCCGCAGGGGAGGCGGCGACTTGAGGGCCACCACCGGGGGTTTCCGGGCATCCCGGGCCGGGTAGGGCTGGCCCGCCGGAAAGCTGACCGTGTCCGAGAAGAAGCTTCCGTGCTCCCGATCCGCCAGGGTCACGGTAATGGAGACCTTGCCCTCGTCGTCCGCCTTGACCAGGCGAAAGCCCATGGGCGCCTCGGCCGTGGCGCCCGGAGCCAGACCCTCGACCTTGTGGCGCGCCGCCTCCAGGTAGAGCTGCTCCTTCTCGTCGCCCCGGATGTTCACCTCCAGGGTCTGGCTCGGCGCATCCCCCCGGTTTCGCACCTGGATCACGAACCGGCCCCGCTCCGCTTCCTCCAGGATCCCGTCCCCCGAGCGCGCAGGCTCGGCCGTGTTCTCGTCGGAAAGCTCGTATACGTAAGCGAATTCGGGACGGGGCACCGCCTGGGTGCGCACCTCGGCGGTTCCCTCCCCGGCGGGGGTCCCGTCGCCCTGCCGCAGCACCAGGCGCACGGTATCCCAGCGGTCGAGCGACGACCGGGGTACTGCGACTTCGGCCGTCCAGGTCCGGGTCTCGCCCGGCTGGACCGTTCCGAAGGGGAAATCGAGGTTGTTCAGGAGGGGATTCGCCGAGTCCGTGCGCCCCCAGACCCGAGTGACGGGGGCGGTGCCCCCATTGCGAACCGACAGGGAGATCCTGGCCGTCTCCCCCGCCAGGAGGCGCAGCTCGCCGGGAGCCTCCACCTCCAGCGCCGCCTCCGGCGCTCCGGGGCCGGCGTCCCAGGCGATGCCCAGCTCCGCGAGGGTGCGGGCGATCTTCCCGTCTTCTTCCCGCCGCACGGCCTCCAGCTCCCCCGTCGCTGCGGCGAGAAGCGCCTGGCGGGTTTCCGCAAGCTCGGCCGCCTTCGTCCGCGCCAGGATGCGCCGGGCCAGGGAGAGGAAGAAGTCCTCGTCCAGCCGGGCCAGCTTTTCTTCCTTCCCCAGCTCGGCAAAGCTGCGCTGGTCCTCCTCCTTCACCGGCTCGAAGAAGGGGATCTCGGCCCAGTGGTTCTCCGAGGCGTTCCCCCACTCCTTGAAGGCGTTTTCGAGCTCGGCTTCTTCCATGTGGCTCGGCGGTGCGCCCAGACGGGCCTTCCCCGCCTGCACCTGCACGGGGTACACGGCGATGTCGGGCTGCACGCCGATGGACTGGATGGAGATGTCGCCGGGGGTCAGGTACTGGGCGACGGTGAGCTTGAGAGCCCCGCCGTCGGTGAGGGGGTAGAGCTTCTGCACCGAGCCCTTGCCGAAGGTCTTCTGTCCGATCACCAGGGCCCGGGATCCCTTGAGGGCTCCGGTGACGATCTCCGAGGCCGACGCGCTGCCCTGGTTGATCAGCACCACGATGGGCTTGCGGGAGATGAGGCGGTCCTTCTTGGCTTCGGCGCGGGAGTTGGCATCGCTCTCGGGCCCCCGGGTGGAGACGATCACCCCCGCGTCCATGAACCCGTCGGAGAGCTCGATGGCCTGCTCCAGGAGGCCCCCCGGGTTGTTGCGCAGGTCCAGGACGATGCCCCGGAGGTTCCCGTGGGCGGCCTCCGCCTGGGCCACGGCCTTTCGCAGTTCGTCGGTGGTGTCCTTCTGGAAGTTCTTCACCTTGGCGTAGAGCACCGGCGCTTCGGGGCCGCCGAGCACGTAGCTCTCCACGCTGTCCACGTGGATGATCTCCCGCGTGAAGGTCAGCGCGCGGGGCTCGGGCCACTGCTCCCGGGAGAGGGTCAGGGTCACCTGGGTGCCCGGCTCGCCCCGCATCTTGTTGGCCGCCACGTCCACCGGCATGTTGATGGTGGGCTCCCCGTCGATGTAGAGGATCCTGTCGCCGCTGCGCAGCCCCCCCCGGTCCGCCGGGGTGCCCTCGATGGGGGTGATGATGGTCATGTCGCCGTCGCGGATGCCGAACACGAACCCGATGCCGCCGAAGCTGCCTCGGGTGCCGATCATGAACTCCTTGAAGTGCTTGGGGCTCAGGGCGTTGGAGTGGGGGTCGAGCACCCCGAGCGCCCCGTTGAGGGCGAAATAGTACAGGGTCTTCTTCTCCACGGCCGTCCCCAGGTTCGCCGAGACGAAGGTCAGCACCGTGTTGAGCACGTCGGCGGCCGCGCTGAAGCGGCTGGCGGGGGCCAGGTCGAAGGTACGCTCCACCGCGTCCACCCGAACCCGGGCCGTGCTCTTGGCCTCGTCGATGTCCACCAGCACCTCGGGGTACTGGGTCTCCAGGGCGCGCAGCGCCCCTTCCACGAGCTTGCGGGGAGATGCCCGCTCGGGCTCCACGTACTTCTTCTCCACGTGGTAGAACACCTGGTGGATGACCCGGGGGAAGGGGTCTCCCAGGGAGTGGAAGGGAGCGGTGGCGGTGGAGCCGGAAAAGGCGGTGATCAGGCCGAAAACGACCAGCGCCGCGATCAGGGTGACGAGGGAGATCTTGCGCCGCACGATGGAGCCTCCAGAAGAGGGATTTTTACGCGTTCTACGCTAGCACATCGGGCAGGGGGGGGGAAGGCGAAAGGGCCATGCCCGGGGGGGAACCGCTCCCGCNNNNNNNNNNCCCCCCCCCCGCACCCCGCGCCGGGCGGCGCACCCCCCACGCGCCCCGCCCGGGGGGGACCCGCTCCCGCGGGCCGGGAATCCCGCTTCCCTTCCCGGGCTTTCCCGGCGCGCCCGCGCGTGTATGTCGTTGACTCGTTTTCGGGTCCTCTGCTAAGGTAGCGGCCCCTTTCCAAAGCGGAAGTTGTCGTTATCAGAGGGCTTTCGATGACACCGACCCTCGCCGACGAGATCCTCCGCCGCCTGGTCGAGGCCGGCGGAACCCCCGTCTCCGGGCAGCACCTGGCGGCCCGCATGGGGGTCACGCGGGCGGCCGTGTGGAAGGGGGTCGAGGCCCTGCGCCGCCACGGGTACCGGGTGGAGAGCCTGCCGGCCCGGGGCTACCGCCTCACCGAGCGCGGTGCGGGCCTGCGGCCCGGCGAGCTCGCCGCAACGCTGCGCACCGGGCGCCTGGGCCGGCCGGTGCGCCACCTGCGCCGCGTCGATTCGACCAACCGGGAGGCGGAGCGGTGGGCCGCCGAGGGAGCTCCGGAAGGGGCCCTGGTGTTGGCCGAGCGACAGACCGCCGGGCGGGGCCGGCTGGGGCGCACCTGGGCGGATCTTCCCGGCCGCTCGCTGCTCATGAGCCTGCTCCTGCGCCCTGCGCTCCCCGCCGCCGAGACCCCCCCGCTGACCTTCGCGGCTGCCGTGGCCCTGGCGGAGGCCCTGGCCCGGTGGGTGCCCGCCGGCGACCTGGAGCTCAAGTGGCCCAACGACGTCCTCCTGGGGGGGCGCAAAGCGGCCGGTATCCTCCTGGAAATGCGCTCCGAGGGGCAGCACACCGAGTACGTGATCCTCGGCGTCGGGGTCAACGTGGAGGGGCAGCCCGCCGAGTACCCGGCCGAGGTGCGGGCCCTGTGCACCACGGTGGCCGAGTGGGTCTGCCCGGCCCCCCGCCGGCTCGAGGTGCTCTGCGCCTTTCTCGAGGCCTTCGAGTCGGCCTACGATGCCTACCTGGCCTCGGGGCTCTCCGCCCTGCTCCCCCGCTGGAACCGGTGGTCCCGCCTGGACGGCCAACCGGTTCGGGTCCAGACTCCTCGGGGCCTGGTGGAGGGCCGGGCCCTGGGGCTGGGGCCCACGGGGTCGCTCCGGGTGGACCCGGGGGACGGCCGGGAGCCCCTGGAAGTTTTCGCTGGCGACGTGGAACGAAGCACCACGAGGGTACCGTGAGCGCACGCGGATCGCTGCTGCTGGTGGTGGACGTGGGCAACACCCACACGGTGCTCGGGGTGTACCGGGGCACCGAGCTCCTGGGGCACTGGCGCATCGCCTCCGAGGCCCACCGCACGCCCGACGAGGTGGGGGTGCTCCTGCGCAGCCTCTTCCAGGTGACCGGCGTGGCCGTCGGCGACATCCACGGGATCGCCATCTCCTCGGTGGTTCCCGCCCTTACGCCGACCTTCGAGGAGGTGGCCCAGGCGTATCTCCACCGAAAGCCCCTGGTGGTGGGCCCCGGGGTCAAGTCGGGCATGCCGATCCACTACGAGGACCCCCGGGAGGTGGGGGCCGACCGGATCGTCAACGCCGTGGCGGGGTTCGACAAGTACCAGACGGCCCTCATCATCGTGGACTTCGGAACCGCCACCACCTTCGACTACGTGAGCGCGGAGGGCGGCTACATGGGGGGCATGATCGCCCCGGGTCTGGCCATCAGCATGGAGGCGCTGTTCGCCCGCACGAGCAAGCTGCCCAAGGTGGCCCTGGTCCGACCGGCCCGGGTCCTGGGCCGAAACACCGTGCACTCCATGCAGTCGGGCATCTGGTTCGGCTACGCGGCGCTGGTGGACGGCCTCATCGACCGGCTCGGCCAGGAGGTGGGGGGCAAGCCCGTAGTGGTCGCCACGGGGGGCCTGGCACCGGTGATTGCCGCCGAGACCCGCCGGATCGACCACGTGGACGAGTTCCTGACCCTGGAGGGGCTGCGGATCATCTACGAGCGCAACACGGCAGAGCCGAACCGGGCGGCCTGAGTCGCCGGATTCCTTTCGGCCCGCGCCGGCCTCTTTGCACCGAGTGCCTTACGACACAGGAAAGGAGCGGGCATGAAGAAGTTCGAGGTGGGCAGCATCCGCAACGTGGCCCTCGTGGGCCACGGGGGCGTGGGGAAGACCTCCCTGGGAGAGGCCCTCCTCTTCACGGCGGGGGTCACCACCCGCCTGGGGAAGGTGGACGACGGCACCTCCCTCCTCGACTTCGAGCCCGAAGAGAAGAGCCACAAGCTCAGCATCTCGACCTCGCTGGCGAGCCTCGAGCACAAGAAACACAAGGTGAACCTCCTCGACACCCCCGGCTACGACGTCTTCCTCTACGAGGCCCAGGCCGCGCTGCGGGCCGCCGACGCCGCGGTGGTGGTGGTGAGCGGCGAGACCGGGACCATCAAGTTCGAGACCGACAAGCTCTGGCGCTATGCCGACGAGTTCGAGCTGCCCCGGGCCGTCTTCGTCAACCGCCTGGACAAGGAGAACTCGAGCTTCGAGGCGGCGCTGGAAGCCCTGCAAGGGGCCTTTGCGGCGTCCACCTTCGTGCCGGTGCAGATCCCCATCGGGGCCGAGGCGGGCTTCAAGGGGTACGTGGACCTCCTGCGCCAGGTGGCCTGTACCTTCGGGGACGCTTCCGGGAAGCCCGCCGAGGGGCCCGTGCCGCCGGAGCTCGCCGACGCCGCGCGCTCGGCCCGCGACGCCCTGGTGGAGCACCTGGTGGAGACCGACGACGCGCTCATGGAGCGGTACTTCGACGGGCAGGAGATCGCTGCCGCCGAGCTCCTCCAGGCCCTGCGCAAGGGGGTGCTGACCCGCCAGTTCGTGCCCGTGCTCGTGGGTGCCGCGGCCAAGAACATCGGGGCTGGCGGGTTGCTGGACTTCCTCGTGGAGGCCGCCCCCTCGCCGGCGGATCGGGGCGAGGCCCTGGGCACGGCTCCCGACGGTACCCCGGCGTCGCGCCCGCCGGCGGAAGATGCCCCCTTCTCCGCCCTGGTGTTCAAGACCATCTCGGACCCCTTCACGGGCCGCCTCAACCTCTTCCGGGTCTTCAGCGGTACTTTGTCCTCCGACTCCTCGGTCTGGAACGTCACTCGGGAGGAGGAAGAGCGGGTGGGCCAGATCGTGACCCTGCTCGGCAAGGAGGCCAAGCCCGCCCCGGTGGCCAGCGCGGGCGACATCCTGGCCCTGGCCAAGCTCAAGGTGACCGGCTCGGGGGATACCCTGGCCACCAAGGCCGCTCCCATCCGCTACGCCCTGCCCCAGCCCCCCGAGCCCCTCATGACGCTCGCCGCCTACCCCCGGGCCCGGGGCGACGAGGAAAAGATGGGCCAGGGCCTGCGGCGGATGCAGGAGGAGGACCCCACCCTTCGCCTGGGCCGGGAGGAGCAGACCCACGAGCTCCTGGTCTCGGGCATGGGGCGGCTCCACCTCGACATCCTCTGCGAGCGCATGAAGCGCAAGTACGCGGCCGACGTGGAGCTTCGCAAGATGAAGGTCCCCTACCGGGAGACCCTCAAGGGGAGCACCAAGGTGCAGGGGCGGTACAAGAAGCAGACCGGCGGACGCGGCCAGTTCGGCGACACCTGGATCGAGATCCGGCCCCTGCCCCGGGGGAGCGGCTTCCAGTTCGTGGACAAGATCGTGGGGGGCGCGATCCCGCGCCAGTACATCCCCGCCGTGGAAGCGGGCATCTTCGAGGCCATGCGCGGCGGCATCCTGGCCGGCTACCCCATGGTGGACGTGGAGGTCACTCTCTTCGACGGCAAGTACCACGACGTGGACTCCTCCGAGATGGCCTTCAAGATCGCCGGTTCCCTGGGCTTCAAGAAGGGGGCGGCCGAGTGCAAGCCCGTGCTCCTGGAGCCGGTGATGGAGGTGCGGGTGCAGGTCCCCGACGCCCAGATGGGCGACGTCATCGGTGATCTGAACTCCCGCCGGGGCCGGGTGCTGGGGGTGGACCCCCAGGACGGCATCCAGGTCATCAAGGCCCACGTCCCCCTGGCCGAGATGCTCGAGTACGCCCCCGACCTGCGGTCCATGACCGCGGGCCGCGGCACCTTCTCCATGGGTTTCGACCACTACGACGAGGTGCCGGCCTACGCGGCCGAGAAGATCGTGGCCGAGGCCAAGGCCGAACGAGGCGAGGAGTAGGGCGCCCCCGTGGAAGACATCCCCCGGGAGGAATTGTACGGGCCGCCGGAGACCGAGGCCCCCGGGCAGCGCGCGGAGGCAGAGCCCTCCCCGCCGCCCCAGCCCAGGGGGCTGCTGTGGGCCGCCCTGTGCCTTCTGGGCCTCCTGCTCGTGACCCAGGGGGCCGGAGTGCTCCTGCGCGACCGGCTGGAGGGACGGGTGGCGGTGGGCGCCGCACCGCCACCCGGGGACGAGGAAGCAGCCCTCGAAGCCAGGGGGAGCCCTTCCGTGGTCCCCGCGGGGGCGAGGTTTCCGCCCCCGGTGCGGGAGGTCGTGGTGGCCTCGGGGCCCCCCGCGGGGCCTTCTCCGGCGCCGCCGACCCGGGAGGACGCCCCGGCTGCACCGTCCGCATCGTCCGCAACCGAGGCAGGTGCGCCTCCGGCGCCCCTGCCCGCTCCGCAGGCCCCCCCCGTTCCCCAAGCCCCCGCCCCCGCGGCTTCGGAGGCCGCCGAGCCGGCGCCGACCTCTGCGGCAGCCTCGGCACCGGCTGCCCCGCCGCCCCCTCCCGTCGCCGGTCCGGGAGCGGGCGCAGGCCCGAGCACGGGGCCCTCCCGGCCCGGGACCCACGTGCTCCAGATGGGCGTCTTTCGGAGCCAGAAATATCGCCGGGAGACCGAGCTGCGCCTGGACTCCCTGGGGGTCCCCCACTACCGGGTGGAGGGCACAGCCAGGGGCGACTCCTTCCGGCTCGCCGTGCCCGCGGGGGACGGCGCTTCCCGGGATCGGGCCCGCGCCGCCCTGGACCGAGCCGGGTACCTCTACCGGGAGTCGCCCGGGGGAATCGAGGTCCGGTTCTTCCTGGAAGAGGAAGCCCGGCAGGCACTGGAAGCCGTCACCCGGGCCGGGCTCCCGGGGGCCGGGTACCTGAGGGTGCCGGGTGAACTGCCCGTCTGGACGGTTCTGGCCGGGCCCTTCTCCGAGGAGGAAGCCCTGGCGGAGCGCGAACGTCTGGCCCGGGAAGGGCTGGAGAGCTACCTGAGAAGGCGGCCGTGATCGGTGCCTTCCCCCTGGCAGAGTCGCTGGCCCGCTGCGTCGCTGCCTCGGCTCCGGAATCCGTGCGGCTCGACACCGCCCGGGGCGTCATCCCCATGCCCCCGGCCGAGCGGCTGGTGTGTCTCACGCTCCTGCTGGCCGATCCCGCCGAAGGGGTCCGCAAGGCGGCCCGGAGCGCCTGGGAGGAGGTCCCCTCCGCCCTGGTGGCCAGCGCCGTGGAGGACCTGCGCCTGCCCGAAGCGGTGCTCGATCTCGTGGCCGCCCGCGGCCCGGGGGACCGCCGCGTGCTCTTGCGGGTGCTCGCCCACCCCCGCGTCGGGCGGCGCACCCTGGAGCGTTTCGTGGCCTGCGACGACGAAGCCGTTCTCGACGTGATGGCCCAGAACCAGGTGGTCCTGGGCGCCTTCCCCGACCTCGCCCGCCGGTTGGCTTCCAACCCGGCCCTCCACCCGGGAGACCGGGGACGGCTCGCCTCCCTCTACGGCGGCCCCGAGGAAGTCGCCGCTGCCCCGGCGGAGCCCCGGCCGCAGGTGCCGGCCGAGCCCGGGGAAGACCAGAACGCAGAGGCCCCCGAGGCGGCGGAGGCAGGCGAGGGTGAGCTCCCGGCCGAGGCCCCGGAGCTCCCCCGGGATCTCCCGCGCACCCTCCTGGAGGACAGCCCGGAACCCGAGGACGAAGCCGAGGCCAAGAGCCTCTATCAGCTCGTCCAGTCCCTCTCGATCGCGGAAAAGATCAAGCTCGCCAACCTGGGGAGCAAGGGCGCCCGGAGGCTGCTGGCCCGCGACACCAACCGGGTGGTGCAGCGGGCGGTGCTGCGCAGTCCCAAGATCCGGGAGGACGAGGTGGTGCCCATCGCCCAGGACCGCACCGTCTCCGAGGAGCTCCTGCGGATCATCCTGGGGCGCAAGGACTGGATGAAGAACTATCCCCTGCGTCTGGCGATCGCCCAGAACCCGAAGACGGCGGTGCCCCAGGCCCTGCGGCTCCTGGAAACCCTCCAGGACCGGGACCTGCGCGCCCTCTCCAAGAGCCGCAACGTGCCGTCTCCGGTCTCGGGAGGGGCCTTGCGGGTGCTGGCCCGGCGGGGCAAGGTGTAGGGGGTGTCAGCGATCAAAGGAGAAGCCATGGGTACCCTCGTCTCCATCAACGTGAGCGAAACCAAGGGCGTGAAGAAGAAGTCGGTGCCGCGCGCCCGGGTGGGCGCCGAGGGCATCGCCGGCGACGCACACGCCGGCCCCTGGCACCGCATGGTGAGCCTGCTCGCGGAGGAGAGCATCCAGAAGATGCGCGACGCCGGGCTCACGGTGGGTCCGGGGGACTTCGCCGAGAACCTCACCACCCGCGGGGTCGACCTGCTGGGTCTGCCCCTGGGTACCCGGCTTCGGGTGGGCTCCTCCGTGGTCCTGGCCCTTACCCAGCACGGCAAGGAGTGCCACTCCCGGTGCGCCATCTACTACCAGGCGGGGGACTGCGTCATGCCCCGGGAGGGGGTCTTTGCCGAGGTCCTCTCCGGGGGAGAGCTCGCCGCCGGGGATCCCATCGAGATCCTCCCGGAAGCCC is a window encoding:
- the der gene encoding ribosome biogenesis GTPase Der → MIVAIVGRPNVGKSTLFNRLVGRREAIVEDVPGVTRDRHYAEVEWDRRRFHLVDTGGLETETGDELVALTSHQARYAVEEADLLLFVADARQGLLPADREIARYLRQRSKDVILVVNKVDGPGTDAAALEFHAAGFAEVVPVSAEHGRGVEDLVQALEARIPPGEPRPPAADEAVRVAVLGRPNVGKSSLVNRLLGQDRVAVSPVAGTTRDPIDTRVRAFGRDYVLIDTAGIRRKTRVEEGAERWSTLRAIRAIERAHVCLILLDAVEGLTDQDARILNLVQKGGRGAVLVLNKWDLVEKDAKTFDRAARDLRGRLGPHAHVPVVSLSALTGQRVPKVYEAVDRVHAEWIKRVPTSQVNAFLEAAVRELAPPVVGGKRTRLYYMTQVTAAPPRFAAFASYAEGIPASYARFLINRLRDAFGFAGIPVTIRFRNRSRRESAGARPRGLAGRGEEDDMRMEEEG
- the era gene encoding GTPase Era produces the protein MSQTPITHSGFIGLLGRPNVGKSTLLNRLLGQKLAITSPKPQTTRNRLAGVLNRGAAQLVFFDTPGVHEGEKLLNRFLVREALACLPDVDAAVFLVDAAEGLRPGDEALAARLRTAATPVLLGVNKVDVGSAPIEAFSGLLPFHSCHRLSALTGEGIEGLLDALSGLLPEGPEYYPEDQLTDRSERFIAQEFVREKIFELTGEEVPYSVAVTVDRWEERDNGVVAVYATIHVERDSQKGIIIGKAGRMIREVGHRARLDLEALLDTRVFLDLHVSVDKNWTKDPRGLQRYGYEAPS
- a CDS encoding MXAN_5808 family serine peptidase encodes the protein MRRKISLVTLIAALVVFGLITAFSGSTATAPFHSLGDPFPRVIHQVFYHVEKKYVEPERASPRKLVEGALRALETQYPEVLVDIDEAKSTARVRVDAVERTFDLAPASRFSAAADVLNTVLTFVSANLGTAVEKKTLYYFALNGALGVLDPHSNALSPKHFKEFMIGTRGSFGGIGFVFGIRDGDMTIITPIEGTPADRGGLRSGDRILYIDGEPTINMPVDVAANKMRGEPGTQVTLTLSREQWPEPRALTFTREIIHVDSVESYVLGGPEAPVLYAKVKNFQKDTTDELRKAVAQAEAAHGNLRGIVLDLRNNPGGLLEQAIELSDGFMDAGVIVSTRGPESDANSRAEAKKDRLISRKPIVVLINQGSASASEIVTGALKGSRALVIGQKTFGKGSVQKLYPLTDGGALKLTVAQYLTPGDISIQSIGVQPDIAVYPVQVQAGKARLGAPPSHMEEAELENAFKEWGNASENHWAEIPFFEPVKEEDQRSFAELGKEEKLARLDEDFFLSLARRILARTKAAELAETRQALLAAATGELEAVRREEDGKIARTLAELGIAWDAGPGAPEAALEVEAPGELRLLAGETARISLSVRNGGTAPVTRVWGRTDSANPLLNNLDFPFGTVQPGETRTWTAEVAVPRSSLDRWDTVRLVLRQGDGTPAGEGTAEVRTQAVPRPEFAYVYELSDENTAEPARSGDGILEEAERGRFVIQVRNRGDAPSQTLEVNIRGDEKEQLYLEAARHKVEGLAPGATAEAPMGFRLVKADDEGKVSITVTLADREHGSFFSDTVSFPAGQPYPARDARKPPVVALKSPPPLRTAEEVVILEISVSDDEEVKEFYAYLGDKKIHYQRNRGGGKKLPVRLEVPLKPGSNRVLLAARDQKDLQTSRTFFVFRTEASPAGAGLGMR
- a CDS encoding biotin--[acetyl-CoA-carboxylase] ligase; its protein translation is MTPTLADEILRRLVEAGGTPVSGQHLAARMGVTRAAVWKGVEALRRHGYRVESLPARGYRLTERGAGLRPGELAATLRTGRLGRPVRHLRRVDSTNREAERWAAEGAPEGALVLAERQTAGRGRLGRTWADLPGRSLLMSLLLRPALPAAETPPLTFAAAVALAEALARWVPAGDLELKWPNDVLLGGRKAAGILLEMRSEGQHTEYVILGVGVNVEGQPAEYPAEVRALCTTVAEWVCPAPRRLEVLCAFLEAFESAYDAYLASGLSALLPRWNRWSRLDGQPVRVQTPRGLVEGRALGLGPTGSLRVDPGDGREPLEVFAGDVERSTTRVP
- a CDS encoding type III pantothenate kinase encodes the protein MLLVVDVGNTHTVLGVYRGTELLGHWRIASEAHRTPDEVGVLLRSLFQVTGVAVGDIHGIAISSVVPALTPTFEEVAQAYLHRKPLVVGPGVKSGMPIHYEDPREVGADRIVNAVAGFDKYQTALIIVDFGTATTFDYVSAEGGYMGGMIAPGLAISMEALFARTSKLPKVALVRPARVLGRNTVHSMQSGIWFGYAALVDGLIDRLGQEVGGKPVVVATGGLAPVIAAETRRIDHVDEFLTLEGLRIIYERNTAEPNRAA
- the fusA gene encoding elongation factor G codes for the protein MKKFEVGSIRNVALVGHGGVGKTSLGEALLFTAGVTTRLGKVDDGTSLLDFEPEEKSHKLSISTSLASLEHKKHKVNLLDTPGYDVFLYEAQAALRAADAAVVVVSGETGTIKFETDKLWRYADEFELPRAVFVNRLDKENSSFEAALEALQGAFAASTFVPVQIPIGAEAGFKGYVDLLRQVACTFGDASGKPAEGPVPPELADAARSARDALVEHLVETDDALMERYFDGQEIAAAELLQALRKGVLTRQFVPVLVGAAAKNIGAGGLLDFLVEAAPSPADRGEALGTAPDGTPASRPPAEDAPFSALVFKTISDPFTGRLNLFRVFSGTLSSDSSVWNVTREEEERVGQIVTLLGKEAKPAPVASAGDILALAKLKVTGSGDTLATKAAPIRYALPQPPEPLMTLAAYPRARGDEEKMGQGLRRMQEEDPTLRLGREEQTHELLVSGMGRLHLDILCERMKRKYAADVELRKMKVPYRETLKGSTKVQGRYKKQTGGRGQFGDTWIEIRPLPRGSGFQFVDKIVGGAIPRQYIPAVEAGIFEAMRGGILAGYPMVDVEVTLFDGKYHDVDSSEMAFKIAGSLGFKKGAAECKPVLLEPVMEVRVQVPDAQMGDVIGDLNSRRGRVLGVDPQDGIQVIKAHVPLAEMLEYAPDLRSMTAGRGTFSMGFDHYDEVPAYAAEKIVAEAKAERGEE
- a CDS encoding MOSC domain-containing protein: MGTLVSINVSETKGVKKKSVPRARVGAEGIAGDAHAGPWHRMVSLLAEESIQKMRDAGLTVGPGDFAENLTTRGVDLLGLPLGTRLRVGSSVVLALTQHGKECHSRCAIYYQAGDCVMPREGVFAEVLSGGELAAGDPIEILPEAPEGSDARAP